One Sediminicola sp. YIK13 DNA segment encodes these proteins:
- a CDS encoding alpha/beta hydrolase has protein sequence MKRLTAVIALLLCFGANAQVTKEIFESYKLQEKRDVRYYIPENYTDEKKYPLIVVLDAEYLFDNVVANAKFYSKFSGMPESIIVGVEQGKNGLRFNDCGFDEATGLPTDKGKSFFEFLGMELIPYMDSNYSTAPFKMFVGYDITANFGNFYLFKDDSLFNAYISISPTLAPEMENRLPSRLAAINNKIFYSLIVEGENSTDKNRIMAMNQSIKDLNKESLHYFFDVYDSADHTSVVTYGIGKALDNIFNMFKPINKKEYKEKILTSEEPVYKYLEDKYAMIADLFGFKKSVELNDVMAIYAACRKKEDLASLLDLAELCKKEFPGTMLGFYFEGEHYEQKGEPKKALRTFEKAFGMEEIDFLTKDMALEKMDALKADFGY, from the coding sequence ATGAAACGGTTAACCGCAGTTATTGCATTGTTATTATGTTTTGGCGCCAACGCCCAAGTTACCAAGGAAATTTTTGAGTCGTACAAACTTCAAGAGAAGAGAGATGTAAGATACTATATCCCCGAAAACTATACCGATGAAAAGAAATACCCGCTAATTGTTGTTTTGGACGCAGAATACCTCTTTGACAATGTTGTGGCCAATGCCAAGTTTTACAGTAAGTTCAGTGGAATGCCAGAATCCATTATTGTAGGGGTAGAGCAGGGCAAAAATGGCCTTCGCTTTAATGATTGTGGCTTTGATGAAGCAACCGGACTACCTACCGACAAGGGGAAATCGTTTTTTGAATTTTTAGGTATGGAATTAATCCCATATATGGATTCCAATTATAGCACGGCCCCTTTTAAAATGTTTGTCGGTTATGATATCACCGCTAATTTTGGAAACTTTTATCTTTTTAAGGACGACTCCCTGTTCAATGCTTATATCAGTATATCGCCAACCCTGGCCCCGGAAATGGAAAATCGACTTCCATCAAGATTGGCAGCTATAAACAATAAGATTTTTTATAGTTTGATCGTTGAGGGCGAAAACAGTACCGACAAAAACAGAATAATGGCCATGAACCAATCCATCAAGGACCTCAACAAGGAGTCCCTTCATTATTTCTTCGATGTTTATGATAGTGCGGATCATACTTCAGTAGTAACTTATGGGATAGGAAAAGCATTGGACAATATTTTCAATATGTTCAAGCCCATTAACAAGAAGGAATACAAGGAAAAAATATTAACATCCGAAGAGCCTGTATACAAATATCTTGAAGACAAGTATGCGATGATTGCCGATCTGTTTGGGTTTAAAAAATCCGTTGAGCTCAACGACGTTATGGCCATTTATGCGGCCTGTAGAAAAAAAGAGGATCTGGCATCCCTTTTAGACCTTGCCGAGCTTTGCAAAAAGGAATTTCCGGGAACTATGCTGGGGTTTTATTTTGAAGGGGAACATTATGAGCAAAAAGGAGAGCCCAAAAAAGCGCTCCGTACCTTTGAAAAGGCTTTTGGCATGGAAGAAATCGATTTTCTGACAAAGGATATGGCCTTGGAAAAAATGGATGCCCTAAAAGCAGATTTCGGATACTAG
- a CDS encoding lysylphosphatidylglycerol synthase transmembrane domain-containing protein: MKKSLTNKLKTVLPIALGVFLVWYSFYSTSPEDRQQILFYIKEADLFWVGISVFIGILSHISRAIRWNYLLQPLGYKPKVSNNVLIILIAYFTNLGIPRSGEILRATALTTYEKVPFEKGFGTIVTERVVDLFMLFTVVITALFLQTDIILNVFQQRGFNPTSLLVLLGIGILGIALFFLFIKKSKFQFAQKIKRFVKGLVEGVLSIFKMKYKWAFIFHTIFIWVAYIGMFWVIKFTVPETIELTLSQLLVAFTAGAFAMSATNGGIGIYPIAVSSSLAVFGISEVSGDAFGWIMWISQTMMVVIFGAISFLVLPLLNRNQ; this comes from the coding sequence TTGAAAAAATCCTTAACGAACAAATTAAAGACTGTACTCCCAATAGCCCTGGGCGTATTTTTAGTCTGGTATTCCTTTTATAGCACGTCACCCGAAGACAGACAGCAGATCTTGTTTTATATCAAGGAGGCAGATCTTTTTTGGGTAGGCATTTCTGTGTTTATAGGCATTCTGAGCCATATTTCTAGGGCTATCAGATGGAATTACCTGCTGCAACCCTTAGGATACAAACCCAAAGTGAGCAATAATGTCCTTATCATATTGATTGCATACTTTACAAATTTGGGTATTCCAAGATCAGGAGAGATATTACGGGCCACAGCCTTGACCACCTACGAAAAGGTTCCCTTTGAAAAAGGCTTTGGCACCATCGTTACCGAAAGAGTGGTAGATCTATTTATGCTCTTCACGGTTGTAATCACTGCTCTTTTTTTACAAACAGATATCATTTTAAATGTATTTCAACAAAGGGGTTTTAATCCTACCAGCCTTCTTGTTCTTTTGGGAATCGGGATTCTTGGTATTGCCCTGTTTTTTTTATTTATAAAGAAATCAAAATTTCAGTTTGCACAAAAAATAAAAAGGTTTGTCAAAGGTCTGGTGGAAGGAGTCTTAAGCATCTTTAAAATGAAGTACAAATGGGCATTTATCTTTCACACAATATTTATCTGGGTAGCCTATATTGGCATGTTTTGGGTAATCAAATTTACAGTCCCTGAAACCATTGAGCTAACATTGAGCCAACTTTTGGTTGCTTTTACCGCGGGTGCATTTGCCATGTCTGCCACCAATGGCGGAATTGGAATATATCCCATTGCTGTAAGCTCTTCTTTGGCAGTATTTGGAATTAGTGAAGTTTCAGGTGATGCCTTTGGTTGGATCATGTGGATATCACAAACCATGATGGTGGTTATATTTGGGGCAATATCTTTTCTCGTCTTACCGTTATTGAACAGAAACCAATAG
- the panD gene encoding aspartate 1-decarboxylase produces the protein MQVEVVKSKIHRVKVTGADLNYIGSITIDEDLMDAANIIRGEKIQIVNNNNGERLETYAIPGPRGSGELTLNGAAARKVAVGDVLILIAYGRLDIEDAKKFNPALVFPNEETNLLT, from the coding sequence ATGCAAGTAGAAGTAGTAAAATCAAAAATTCACCGAGTAAAAGTTACTGGTGCGGACCTAAATTATATAGGTAGCATTACTATTGATGAAGATCTAATGGATGCCGCCAATATTATAAGAGGCGAAAAAATTCAAATCGTTAACAACAACAATGGTGAGCGATTGGAAACCTATGCTATTCCAGGTCCAAGAGGAAGTGGCGAGCTTACCCTAAATGGCGCTGCCGCAAGAAAGGTTGCCGTTGGCGATGTACTTATCCTTATTGCCTATGGCCGATTGGATATAGAAGATGCCAAAAAATTCAATCCCGCTCTGGTATTTCCCAATGAGGAAACTAATTTGTTGACCTAA
- the panC gene encoding pantoate--beta-alanine ligase, producing the protein MLVFQTKNELKSFLDTINSNAIKVGMVPTMGALHQGHASLVERSISENALTIVSIFVNPTQFNNQEDLLKYPKTLEKDSSLLNSISKDIIIFAPSVSEMYSEHVVSKKYDFQGLDKVMEGAFREGHFDGVGTIVESLLLTVAPDKAYFGEKDFQQLQIIKKLVDLQNIPVEIIGCPILREPNGLAMSSRNERLSKELRKEAGFIYETLKKISQKFPDHSPLSIIEWATEQFQAHPNLRLEYLQISEEDTLKPIDHKKKDKKYRAFIAVFADGVRLIDNIGLN; encoded by the coding sequence ATGTTGGTATTCCAAACCAAAAACGAACTTAAATCATTCCTTGACACCATCAATAGTAATGCCATAAAAGTGGGCATGGTGCCCACTATGGGTGCATTACACCAAGGTCATGCCTCCCTTGTGGAGCGGTCCATATCTGAAAATGCCCTCACCATCGTAAGCATATTTGTAAACCCTACGCAGTTCAATAATCAGGAAGATCTGCTAAAATACCCCAAGACTTTAGAAAAAGATTCGTCTCTTTTAAACAGCATTTCCAAGGATATAATCATTTTCGCGCCCTCGGTATCGGAAATGTATTCAGAACATGTTGTTTCAAAAAAATATGATTTCCAAGGATTGGACAAGGTTATGGAAGGGGCCTTTAGGGAAGGTCATTTTGATGGCGTAGGTACCATTGTAGAATCCCTCTTGCTAACCGTAGCTCCTGACAAAGCCTATTTTGGGGAAAAGGATTTCCAACAACTCCAAATCATCAAAAAACTAGTGGACCTGCAGAATATTCCCGTAGAGATCATTGGCTGTCCCATTCTAAGGGAACCTAACGGGTTAGCCATGAGTTCCAGAAACGAAAGATTATCCAAGGAATTAAGAAAAGAAGCGGGATTTATATATGAAACCCTAAAAAAAATAAGTCAAAAATTCCCGGACCACAGCCCTTTATCTATTATAGAATGGGCCACGGAACAATTCCAGGCACACCCGAATCTGCGTTTGGAATACTTACAAATTTCCGAAGAAGACACCCTAAAACCTATAGATCACAAAAAGAAAGATAAAAAATATAGGGCCTTTATTGCAGTTTTTGCCGATGGTGTACGACTAATAGACAATATAGGCTTAAATTAA
- a CDS encoding glycogen/starch synthase, protein MNGKKILFVSSELVPYLPENEVSLMSYETPRMVNSNGGQIRIFMPRFGNINERRHQLHEVIRLSGMNLVINDMDMPLIIKVASIPRERIQVYFIDNEEYFKRKATFTDENGKLFTDNDERAIFFAKGVVETVKKLNWSPDIIHVHGWMASLLPLYLKKYYADEPLFAESKIVTSVYKKGFEEELDKDMIKKISFDGVAEDSIKPLATPNYNNLLKVAVDHSDAVILASEDVPQELQEYISQLEKPVLSYVPIQEFEEAYANFYNNEVLK, encoded by the coding sequence ATGAATGGTAAAAAGATATTGTTTGTATCTTCAGAATTAGTGCCCTATCTACCAGAGAACGAAGTTTCCTTAATGTCTTATGAAACCCCTAGGATGGTCAACAGTAATGGCGGCCAGATTAGAATTTTTATGCCAAGGTTCGGAAACATAAATGAACGAAGGCACCAGTTGCATGAGGTCATACGTTTATCGGGAATGAACTTGGTCATTAATGACATGGATATGCCCCTAATTATAAAAGTGGCCTCTATCCCTAGAGAGCGCATTCAAGTATACTTTATAGATAATGAAGAATATTTTAAGCGTAAGGCCACATTTACTGATGAAAACGGTAAACTTTTTACGGATAATGACGAACGTGCCATTTTCTTTGCTAAGGGTGTTGTTGAAACGGTTAAAAAGTTAAACTGGTCTCCGGACATTATCCATGTTCATGGATGGATGGCTTCCCTACTTCCTTTATATCTTAAAAAATATTATGCCGATGAGCCTTTATTTGCCGAGAGTAAAATAGTGACCTCTGTATATAAGAAAGGTTTTGAAGAGGAGTTGGACAAGGATATGATCAAAAAAATCTCATTTGATGGGGTTGCTGAAGATAGCATAAAACCTTTGGCTACACCCAATTATAATAATTTGTTAAAAGTAGCGGTAGATCATTCTGATGCTGTTATTTTGGCCTCCGAGGATGTTCCCCAAGAATTACAAGAGTACATCTCTCAATTGGAAAAGCCTGTTTTGTCTTATGTGCCCATCCAGGAATTTGAGGAGGCATATGCAAATTTTTATAACAACGAAGTCTTAAAATAA
- a CDS encoding DUF4270 domain-containing protein, with translation MVFFRKIIFSAFAGAMFVLAFVSCEEDITTIGNGVLGGEPFENESASYDVFAYNRKIEAVQTNKLPIYQLGIFNDPIYGRTEASITSQVRLAGGTSPIFGTYNQTTENNSVTDSVIATIPENETVKEVYLYIPFLIKGANERDSDSDGVDDEFDVDINDPNSDSDGDGLSDNDERIAGSDPLNMDTDGDGINDGEDDSTATGIFSKKFDLDSIYGNRNNPFRLKVARSTYFLRDLDPNTNFQQAQEYYSSQQFSPTYVSDILFDGEVTIDDKEILFFKEDDPDTADIDESQEVATRLAPGIRVPLNNAFFQQNILDKEGASELLNQGNFSDFFRGIHMSMDTSAENILMLLDLTKANITINYDHDSVDTNNTADDPTDDTIVQLNKNYILSLLTGGTTTPIIGNAVNTFINEAYPTDIMDSMDSGANTSRIYVKGGAGSYAQIKLFDEINGREFINQIKANNWVINEANLVFYVDRNTLDAAGNVVEPPRLYLFNEETGVPLYNAQIEFSTSTTALGSYLNHDGILEKGSNGKGVKYTIRITEYINNLIIRDATNATLALSLTSDIRVSNVSNSVLKDNETGLQPVMATVNPLGTVLFGSAVSNGNEDKKLKLEIFYTKTN, from the coding sequence ATGGTATTTTTTAGAAAGATAATTTTTTCTGCTTTTGCGGGAGCAATGTTCGTACTGGCCTTTGTTTCATGTGAAGAGGACATCACTACCATTGGGAATGGGGTGTTGGGCGGAGAGCCTTTTGAAAACGAAAGTGCCTCATATGATGTGTTTGCCTACAATAGGAAAATAGAGGCTGTTCAGACCAATAAATTGCCCATCTATCAATTGGGAATTTTTAACGATCCCATTTATGGTAGAACCGAGGCATCCATAACTTCGCAAGTAAGATTGGCCGGTGGAACAAGTCCAATTTTTGGCACATATAACCAAACTACGGAAAATAATTCTGTCACGGACAGTGTAATCGCTACGATACCAGAAAATGAAACGGTAAAGGAAGTTTATTTGTATATCCCGTTCCTCATTAAAGGTGCTAATGAAAGAGACTCCGATAGTGATGGGGTGGATGATGAATTTGATGTGGACATCAATGATCCAAATAGTGATTCGGATGGCGATGGGCTCTCAGATAATGACGAACGTATTGCAGGCTCCGATCCATTAAACATGGATACTGATGGTGATGGTATAAATGATGGCGAAGATGATAGTACGGCTACGGGAATATTTTCAAAAAAGTTTGACCTTGACAGTATATACGGGAACAGAAACAATCCATTTAGATTAAAAGTAGCTCGTTCTACTTATTTTTTAAGGGATTTGGATCCAAACACCAATTTTCAACAAGCACAGGAATACTATTCTTCCCAACAATTTTCTCCTACATATGTTTCAGATATCTTATTTGACGGAGAGGTGACCATAGATGATAAGGAAATACTATTCTTTAAGGAGGATGACCCGGATACTGCTGATATAGATGAATCACAAGAGGTTGCCACTAGACTTGCCCCTGGGATTAGGGTGCCGCTGAACAATGCTTTTTTTCAACAGAATATTTTGGATAAAGAAGGAGCTTCGGAACTCTTGAACCAAGGAAATTTTAGTGATTTTTTCAGGGGTATACATATGTCTATGGACACTTCAGCTGAGAATATCCTCATGTTGTTGGACCTGACAAAAGCCAATATCACTATCAATTATGATCATGATAGTGTGGATACGAACAACACTGCCGATGACCCTACGGACGATACAATAGTTCAATTAAATAAGAATTACATTCTGAGCCTTCTTACTGGTGGGACGACCACTCCTATAATTGGGAATGCGGTGAATACTTTTATCAATGAAGCTTATCCAACAGATATTATGGACAGCATGGACTCCGGAGCCAATACTTCAAGGATCTATGTTAAAGGAGGAGCGGGATCCTACGCCCAAATTAAATTGTTCGATGAGATCAACGGCAGAGAATTCATCAATCAGATAAAGGCCAATAATTGGGTAATTAATGAGGCTAATTTGGTGTTTTATGTAGATAGAAATACCTTGGATGCAGCCGGTAACGTGGTTGAACCACCTAGGTTGTACCTCTTTAATGAAGAAACAGGAGTGCCATTATATAATGCACAAATTGAATTTTCAACATCCACAACGGCTTTAGGATCGTATTTAAACCACGATGGAATTTTAGAAAAGGGAAGTAACGGGAAGGGAGTGAAATATACAATACGTATTACGGAATACATAAATAATTTAATCATCCGGGACGCTACCAATGCTACTTTAGCACTTTCTTTAACTTCTGATATAAGGGTGTCAAACGTGTCTAATTCGGTCTTAAAGGATAATGAAACTGGTTTGCAGCCTGTCATGGCTACCGTAAATCCATTGGGAACAGTCTTATTTGGTAGTGCAGTATCCAATGGCAATGAAGATAAGAAGCTCAAATTGGAGATTTTTTATACGAAGACAAATTAA
- the glmS gene encoding glutamine--fructose-6-phosphate transaminase (isomerizing), whose amino-acid sequence MCGIVGYIGHRDAYPVIIKGLQRLEYRGYDSAGVALYDGSDINLSKTKGKVEDLNNKAKTEISLNGKLGIGHTRWATHGIPNDVNSHPHYSNSGNLVIIHNGIIENYDSIKKELIKRGYTFSSDTDTEVLINLIEEVKKQEDVKLGKAVQIALNQVVGAYAIVVFDKNKPDELVVAKLGSPLAIGVGEEEFFIASDASPFIEFTNNAIYLEDEEMAIIRVGKEIKLRKIKNDAVAYPKIQELQLNIEEIEKGGYDHFMLKEIYEQPRAILDTYRGRLRASQGIIKMAGADQNIEKFLNANRIIIVACGTSWHAGLVAEYIFEDLARIPVEVEYASEFRYRNPVITEKDIVIAISQSGETADTLAAIKLAKEKGAFVFGVCNVVGSSIARETNAGAYTHAGPEIGVASTKAFTTQITVLTLLALKLAKEKGVFSESRFHEYLAELENIPAKVERALQTNALVETIAEVYKDSTNCLYLGRGYNFPVALEGALKLKEISYIHAEGYPAAEMKHGPIALIDEQMPVVVIATNRGHYDKVVSNIQEIKSRKGKIIAVVTEGDETVRDLADHVIEVPDTFESLMPLLTTIPLQLLSYHIAVMRGCNVDQPRNLAKSVTVE is encoded by the coding sequence ATGTGTGGAATAGTAGGTTATATTGGACACAGGGATGCTTATCCCGTTATTATAAAAGGACTACAGCGTCTTGAATACCGAGGATATGACAGTGCAGGTGTAGCGCTTTATGACGGTTCAGACATTAATCTTTCCAAAACAAAGGGTAAAGTAGAAGATCTTAATAATAAGGCAAAGACCGAAATTTCCTTGAACGGGAAACTAGGGATAGGCCATACCAGATGGGCTACACACGGAATCCCAAATGATGTAAATTCACATCCACATTATTCCAATTCCGGTAATTTGGTGATCATACACAATGGAATTATCGAAAATTACGATTCCATTAAAAAGGAATTGATAAAAAGAGGCTATACCTTCAGTTCGGATACCGATACCGAAGTTTTGATAAACCTTATCGAGGAAGTTAAAAAGCAGGAGGACGTAAAACTTGGAAAAGCGGTGCAAATTGCACTGAATCAAGTAGTGGGTGCCTATGCCATTGTTGTATTTGATAAAAACAAGCCAGATGAATTAGTGGTGGCTAAATTAGGTAGTCCACTTGCCATCGGAGTGGGTGAAGAAGAGTTTTTTATTGCTTCGGATGCCTCTCCTTTTATTGAGTTTACCAATAATGCCATTTATTTGGAAGATGAGGAAATGGCCATTATCAGGGTAGGCAAGGAAATCAAATTAAGAAAAATCAAGAATGATGCGGTGGCGTACCCAAAAATTCAGGAACTTCAGTTAAACATTGAAGAGATTGAAAAAGGGGGTTACGATCACTTTATGTTAAAGGAAATTTACGAACAGCCCAGAGCGATCTTGGATACCTATCGTGGGAGGTTGCGCGCCAGCCAGGGCATAATCAAAATGGCAGGTGCAGATCAGAATATTGAAAAGTTCCTCAACGCCAACCGTATTATAATCGTAGCCTGTGGTACTTCTTGGCATGCAGGTCTGGTAGCAGAATATATTTTTGAAGATTTAGCGAGAATTCCAGTAGAAGTTGAATACGCTTCTGAATTTCGTTACCGAAATCCAGTCATCACCGAAAAGGATATCGTGATAGCTATTTCCCAATCAGGGGAAACTGCAGATACCTTGGCGGCAATTAAATTGGCTAAGGAAAAAGGTGCCTTTGTTTTTGGAGTTTGTAATGTCGTTGGGTCTTCCATAGCGAGAGAAACCAACGCCGGTGCATATACGCATGCAGGACCTGAAATAGGGGTGGCATCAACCAAAGCATTTACAACTCAAATTACGGTGCTTACCTTGCTGGCCTTGAAATTGGCGAAGGAGAAAGGCGTGTTTTCAGAATCGAGGTTCCATGAATATTTGGCCGAATTGGAGAACATACCCGCAAAAGTGGAAAGGGCATTACAGACCAATGCATTGGTAGAAACAATTGCTGAGGTTTATAAGGACTCAACAAACTGTTTGTATCTAGGGCGTGGTTACAATTTCCCAGTAGCGCTGGAAGGTGCCTTAAAGCTCAAGGAAATTAGTTATATACATGCCGAAGGTTATCCTGCTGCAGAAATGAAGCACGGCCCTATCGCCCTTATAGACGAGCAGATGCCAGTAGTGGTCATCGCTACCAATAGAGGTCATTACGATAAGGTGGTGAGCAACATACAGGAAATCAAATCCAGGAAAGGTAAAATCATAGCCGTGGTTACGGAAGGGGATGAGACCGTTAGGGATTTGGCGGATCACGTAATTGAGGTGCCGGATACTTTTGAAAGTCTTATGCCATTATTGACAACAATACCTTTACAACTATTGTCATACCATATAGCTGTAATGAGAGGTTGTAATGTAGACCAACCGCGTAACTTGGCAAAATCAGTTACGGTAGAGTAA
- a CDS encoding TonB-dependent receptor, translating into MRTLVLMSFLLLGMASFAQTTVKGKVVDQNNEPIPGVSIVIVDKAIGTVTDFDGYFTLSTAENPPFTLSITSIGFVSATIRITQNNQTVEVTLNEEQTQLDEVVISASRTPERIFESPVTVERFGLEEIQNTTAADFYGGLENLKGVDVNTNSLTFKSVNTRGFASFANTRFMQLVDGMDNSTPALNFPIGNLVGMIETDVQSVELLPGASSALYGANAFNGILFMRSKNPFDYEGISVSMKRGITSQEAAGDNSYTDFGIRAAHKFSDKFAAKVNFGYLKGTDWAANNIEGKDENNFITTGRTRANDLNYDGVNVYGDEVAADIKDVALTLEGLGRIPAGANALIPSVEVSRTGYNEGDLTNYNAESIKADWGLYFRPWENDFEISYVGKVGTGSTIYQGTNRYNINGFFQEQHKLEIRNDNFFVRTYLVADKAGDSYDMVFTGININRAWKDDRTWFGEYTGAYLQATLAGATDEQAHAAGRSQAESGRFLPGTPEFEAAFNSSIGNPDLSSGSKFQDASKYYHSDANYNFSHLIDFADIQVGGSFRRYSLNSGGTIYTDSDEPINYSEYGIYSQVQKSLPLAGEKSLKLTGSVRYDKSEFFDGFFSPRISAGLTLNRNHNIRASAQTGFRNPTTQDLFIGLDAGRAILVGSAPDNLDRYTRDFETSAGGQILGQPATITQTGRAAYENSYSLSSVNRLGETGNPADLEIANPDIVKPEQVASFEIGYRGKIKRLVVDFSTYYNSYKDFISQEVVIAPYYGNVNEGGLAIAAIANGDFQPYSTYTNSDADVNSYGASLGLSMKVLGNYDLEGSYTFTKLDFDREANPDLQLNFNTPEHKFKASFGNAELFENFGFNVSYRFSDDYFWEATFAQGVVPEFHNVDAQINYSVPSIKSTFKVGGTNILGDEYFTAVGTGFIGSMYYLSWTINN; encoded by the coding sequence ATGAGAACATTGGTACTTATGTCCTTTTTGTTGTTGGGAATGGCATCTTTTGCCCAGACAACCGTAAAAGGTAAAGTGGTAGATCAAAATAATGAACCTATTCCAGGTGTAAGCATTGTCATAGTAGACAAGGCGATAGGAACGGTAACAGATTTTGATGGCTATTTTACCTTAAGCACAGCTGAAAATCCACCCTTTACGTTAAGTATTACCAGTATTGGATTTGTTTCAGCTACCATTAGAATTACCCAAAACAATCAAACAGTTGAGGTAACCTTGAATGAAGAGCAGACTCAATTGGATGAGGTCGTCATTTCGGCGTCTAGAACTCCTGAGCGAATTTTTGAATCCCCGGTTACTGTGGAACGTTTTGGTCTTGAAGAGATACAAAACACGACTGCTGCAGATTTCTATGGTGGATTGGAAAACCTAAAAGGTGTCGATGTCAATACCAACAGTTTAACTTTTAAATCAGTGAATACAAGAGGTTTTGCTTCATTTGCCAATACGCGTTTTATGCAATTGGTAGATGGGATGGACAACTCTACACCAGCCTTGAATTTCCCAATAGGAAACTTGGTGGGGATGATAGAAACTGACGTTCAAAGCGTGGAACTTTTACCAGGGGCATCTTCAGCTCTATACGGGGCGAATGCTTTTAACGGTATACTTTTTATGCGAAGCAAAAATCCTTTTGATTACGAAGGGATTAGTGTATCTATGAAACGAGGCATCACTTCTCAGGAAGCTGCCGGGGACAATTCTTATACCGATTTTGGTATCAGAGCGGCACACAAATTTTCAGATAAGTTTGCGGCCAAAGTGAACTTTGGGTATTTAAAGGGAACCGATTGGGCGGCAAATAATATAGAAGGAAAAGATGAAAATAATTTTATTACTACGGGTAGAACAAGAGCCAATGATCTAAACTACGACGGTGTCAATGTTTATGGGGATGAAGTTGCTGCAGATATTAAAGATGTAGCATTGACATTGGAAGGTCTGGGCCGTATTCCTGCTGGGGCTAATGCTTTAATCCCGTCAGTAGAGGTGAGTAGAACAGGGTACAATGAAGGTGATCTTACCAATTATAACGCTGAAAGTATTAAAGCAGATTGGGGATTGTACTTCCGCCCATGGGAAAACGATTTCGAAATCTCCTATGTTGGTAAAGTAGGTACTGGGTCTACTATTTACCAAGGAACCAACCGTTATAATATCAATGGCTTTTTCCAAGAACAACACAAGTTGGAAATACGAAACGATAATTTCTTTGTAAGAACTTACTTAGTGGCAGATAAGGCGGGGGATTCCTATGATATGGTCTTTACGGGAATCAACATCAATAGGGCTTGGAAAGATGATAGGACTTGGTTTGGTGAATATACAGGAGCTTACCTTCAAGCCACTCTAGCGGGTGCTACCGATGAGCAGGCCCATGCAGCGGGGAGATCACAAGCAGAATCTGGCCGTTTTCTTCCAGGTACTCCTGAGTTTGAGGCAGCCTTTAATAGCAGTATAGGTAATCCTGATCTATCTTCGGGGTCTAAATTTCAAGATGCCTCTAAATATTATCATTCGGACGCTAATTACAATTTTAGTCACTTAATTGACTTTGCCGACATTCAAGTTGGTGGTTCTTTTAGGCGATATAGTTTAAATTCAGGAGGTACTATTTACACGGATTCAGATGAACCTATTAATTATTCAGAATATGGAATTTATTCACAGGTTCAAAAGAGTCTTCCTCTTGCGGGTGAGAAAAGTTTAAAATTGACTGGATCTGTACGTTATGATAAATCTGAATTTTTTGATGGTTTCTTTTCACCAAGAATATCTGCAGGTTTAACATTAAACAGAAATCATAATATTAGGGCATCTGCTCAAACAGGGTTCAGAAACCCAACCACTCAAGATCTTTTTATAGGGTTAGATGCAGGAAGAGCTATTTTGGTAGGTTCAGCTCCAGATAACTTAGACAGGTATACTAGAGATTTTGAAACCAGTGCTGGAGGTCAAATTTTAGGGCAACCGGCAACTATTACGCAAACAGGGAGAGCGGCTTACGAAAATTCTTATTCCTTAAGTTCGGTAAATAGATTGGGTGAAACCGGAAATCCTGCTGACTTAGAAATAGCAAATCCTGATATAGTAAAACCAGAACAAGTAGCTTCATTTGAAATAGGTTATAGAGGAAAAATAAAGAGATTGGTAGTCGATTTTAGCACTTATTACAATAGCTACAAAGATTTCATTTCTCAAGAAGTGGTTATAGCGCCTTATTATGGTAATGTTAATGAGGGGGGTCTTGCAATAGCGGCTATAGCAAACGGTGATTTTCAACCTTACAGCACCTATACTAATTCTGATGCCGATGTAAATTCATATGGCGCGTCTTTGGGTTTGAGCATGAAAGTTTTGGGCAACTATGATTTAGAGGGAAGTTACACCTTTACCAAACTGGACTTTGATCGTGAAGCGAATCCAGACTTACAGTTAAATTTTAATACCCCGGAACATAAATTCAAGGCTTCTTTCGGAAACGCTGAATTGTTCGAGAATTTTGGTTTCAATGTCTCTTACAGGTTTAGTGATGATTATTTTTGGGAAGCAACATTTGCTCAAGGCGTAGTTCCTGAATTCCATAATGTTGATGCACAAATAAATTATTCCGTTCCAAGTATAAAATCTACATTTAAGGTAGGGGGTACAAACATCTTGGGCGATGAGTACTTCACAGCCGTTGGAACAGGTTTTATAGGCTCTATGTACTACCTATCTTGGACTATTAACAACTAA